The Plasmodium knowlesi strain H genome assembly, chromosome: 12 sequence cCTATTTGCGCAGTGTCCATTTTATGTGCCCACTCGGGTGCAAATTTCCACTTCGAGGGGTTATACCCTCCATTTGGTATAAGGGATGTACCAAATGTGCCTCCTCCCTAAACTAGTAGGAGCCAGTGGTTTGTTCTTACCCGTTTTTGGTATTAACAGCTCCAGTGCCCACACCTAGAATTTTGCCGATGTACTGATTCTTTCGCATCTGCGTGGAAGGAAGGGAggggcaaaatggaaaaaaccaTAAGTGATGAAATGGGGCAGGCAGATCAGCGGTTACAGAGATTCATAGCACAGCGCTACGCCAGATGAGCACTGCACGAACTCGGTGCTACTGCACACTATCCCAATTTACCGTATCGCCGATGAAGACGCCAGCCTCCGTGGTATCATACGCCTCATCCTTCTGGACCAAAACGAACTCATTCAGAGGAGTCAAGGGCCCCcgtataattttattctccAGTTTGTactctgaaaaaaaaaaaaaaggaatgaaattTAAGGATGGTAGTGAAGTACGACTAATGAGATGTTAGAGTCAGACAGGTGTTACACGCACCAcctatatacacacatattcTAGGTATCCCATGCTTCCATTGTGTACTCCACGCCGTGCATAAGACGAGGATGCATCATTGGGTAAaccgtgaaaaaaaaaaaaaaagaatgacgAACCTGTGGCCCGCAGCCTCTGCGAAGAACTCCGCTGCAGTTGCCTCGGGTTGCTCGTTACGAAATTCTAAAATGGGGATATGGCAAAAGgcgggaaaataaaaaagtaaaatggaATCCAAATGAAGAGGCGGAGAAGGGAACGGGGAATAGGGGCATCAGATGGCAACTCCGTTCTTGCCTCCGAGGAACTCACCAAATTTCCGCCCACAGTAACTCTCTTCGCCAGAGCTACCGTGAGGTAGATGGCAACAAGGGATGACAGGAAAGAGAACTTCATCTTCGGAAGAACTATTCTCTGGTTTACGcgtacataaatgtataagATTCGTGTGCTGTTATTACGCGTGTTTCACAGCTTCTGCGGGTTGTGTAGTTTGTGTATGCGCTCcacaaaaaaaggtgtagAAGAGGAGGGCGCTTCGAAATAGCAACTGCGGAATAGGCACTATATGCTACGCtctcaaaattttttgtattataTATGATGCCCCTCTCACGGGAAGTGTATTTCAATACATGTGCGGGATACTCCGTTTTACAGTTAGTAGGAACCCTTACACGCACGTTCCTGCAAGAACCTATAGATAGGGTGTTCAGCAGAGAGGGTTATTCGTTATCGCGTGGCCAATGCTTTTCGCAGATGGGTATGCTCATTCGGCTCATACAACTGCTTTACGGCacagaactttttttttttttttttttttgcaaaactcTGTGGGGCATGTGCGAGTTCCCCGGTTAGCAACTCTCACTCCCACAACTGCGGGGTGGCGATGACGGGCGtgtggcaaaaaaagaaaaaaaaagaagaaaaaaaaaaaaaaaaacggcctTACTACAGTGCCTGACCTTACATACATGCACGAAATGTAGCACCAGCAGTGCATATTCCTTGCGCCACGTAAGGGCATAACCCCTAAATGTATAAAATATGCGCACACGGGGTTATGCCACCTTGCCACAAGTAGCCCCTTTTGCGGCTGAGGGAGAACGTCCTCTTCCAGTTGCTTGCGgtgcgaaagaaaaaaaaaaaaaaaaaaaaaaaaaaaaaatgcaactgcacgcaacggaaaaaaggaggaaaatgataaagtaaaaaagtgCTGACGTAAAAAGTTCTTATATAAGGAACTCAAAATTcgtgaataaaaaaacataggAGCGTAAACATAGGAGAACAAACAACGGAAAcgctgaaggaaaaaaagcacaGAGCTTACCAATTGTTAGTTCGCCAAATTAGTCGGCATTTTGAAGAACAGCATCAACGAGAGAATGTTTTATCGAGTGTTGCGATAACTAATACAACTGCCATAAGTGCAGGGTTATTTCTCCCcccaccttcttttttttttctttttttctttttttctttttttttttttttacccttacGTGCATCGCTGAGGAAGCCCCCCAGACGCAACGTTTATGCTCAGGCGAGGGGCAAGAGTCAGCGTGTATATCGTACAGAGACGCTTCGCATCGGTAACCCTGACACAGGGACGGAGAGGCACACGAGGCGACAAAGCCAAATTCACCCCAAGTATAGTTAATACAAAATTCATGGAAGGAGCATCGACAAGCTACGTAACATTCGATGGGGTCTCAGAAAACCCGAACATCGTAGAGGAGGAACATAAGGTGCTCTCCTACTGGAAGAGTATCGACGCGTTTAATACGTCGAACAAGCTagccaaaggaaaaaaggcctttatattttatgaTGGGCCACCTTTTGCCACGGGTCTTCCACATTATGGGCATCTTCTCGCAGGAATTATAAAAGATTGCGTTACCAGATACAATTATCAATGCGGGTTCTCAGTGGAGAGGAAATTTGGATGGGATTGCCATGGACTACCCATCGAgtacgaaatagaaaaagaaaacaacattaacaaaaaggaagatatcTTAAAAATGGGTATTGATGTatataatgaaaaatgtagaaacaTTGTTCTGAAATATTCCAACGAGTGGGTCAAGACGGTTGAGAGGATTGGCAGATGGAttgattttaaaaatgattaCAAAACCATGGATACAACATTTATGGAGAGTGTTTGGTGGGTTTTTAGTGAACTGTACAAAAAGAATTATGTGTATAAATCCTTTAAGGTGATGCCCTACTCATGCAAATGTAACACACCCATTTCTAATTTTGAACTTAACCTTAATTACAAGGATACTCCAGATCCAAGTGTTATCGTCAGCTTTGTTCTTTTGTCTGATTTCCCTTCAGTGGAGGAGGAGTGCCAGGTAGAAGAGGCGAAAGAACTCTTGGGGGAGAAATTTGCTGTGTTGTATAATGAGAAAAGGGAGGAGTGGACACAAGGGGAGAGTACAAGTAAATGTGTTTCTTTCCATGGAGATAGTGAAATCCTGGCGTGGACCACTACCCCCTGGACGCTACCATCGAATTTGGCTCTCTGTGTGAATGAGAACTTCACATACCTTCGTATTCATCATGTGAAAAGCAATCGAGTAGTCATCGTAGGGGAGTGTAGACTGGAATGGGTTCTGAAGGAACTGAAGTGGAATGTTGAGGATTTGAAAATTATAAACCGATTCAAAGGAAAGTATCTAAAGGGGTTGAGATATAAACCCCTTTTCAACTACTTCTATGACAAATACAATTTTAAGGAAAGAGCATATAAAATTTTGGCGGACGATTTTGTAACAGACGATGCGGGTACAGGGATAGTGCACTGCGCACCGACATACGGAGAAGACGATTTTAGGGTGTGCAAAAATAATGGAGTTATTGACCCGGAAAAATCTATCTTCATTGATCCTGTGGATGCAAATGGATATTTCACTAACGAAGTAGAAATAGTTCAGAACCTTTATATTAAAGAAGCAGATaatgtgataaaaaaatatttgaagaATGAGAATCGACTACTAAGCAATAATACAATTGTGCACTCCTACCCTTTTTGTTGGAGAAGCGATACGCCCTTGATATATAGAGCCATCCCGGCATGGTTTATACGGGTAAGTAATTCCACCAAAGAGCttgtaaaaaataacgaTACCACTTATTGGATTCCTTATCAtattaaagagaaaaaattccacaATTGGATTGCCGATGCAAAGGATTGGTGTATCAGTAGGAACCGATACTGGGGTACACCCATCCCTATATGGGCAgacgaaaaaatggagactgTAGTGTGTGTAGAAAGCATCTCTCATTTGGAGCAACTATCCGGTGTGAAGAATATAAGTGATTTACACAGGCACTTCATTGATCACATCGAAATAGATAATCCTAAGGGGAAGGAGTATCCCAAACTGAAACGTATTTCAGAAGTGTTTGACTGTTGGTTTGAGAGTGGCTCTATGCCATATGCCAAGGTGCATTACCCATTTAGTACCGCAAAGGAAGATTTTCAAAACATATTTCCAGCCGATTTTATCGCAGAGGGGTTAGATCAGACAAGAGGATGGTTCTACACTCTCCTTGTTATTAGTACCTTACTATTTGATAAGGCTCCTTTTAAAAACTTAATTTGTAATGGTCTTGTATTGGCTtcagatggaaaaaaaatgagcaaaagaTTGAAAAATTATCCAGATCCCATGTATATTTTAGATAAGTATGGAGCTGATAGTTTGCGACTTTATCTTATCAACTCCGTTGCTGTACGAGCTGAAAATTTAAAGTTTCAAGAAAAGGGTGTTAATGAAGTGGTTAAAAGTTTTATCCTTCCGTTTTATCATAGCTTTAGATTTTTTTCACAGGAAGTTACTCGATATGAATGTTTgaataagaaggaattcCTCTTTGATGAAATATGGGTTTACAAGAACAGTAATATAATGGATAGGTggatattttcttctgtccAAAAATTAACGAAACATGTGCACGCTGAGATGAAGGCATACAAACTTTACAATGTTCTTCCGAAACTTTTGCAGTTTATTGAGAATTTAACAAACTGGTACATACGACTTAATAGGGATCGAATGAGGGGTAGCCTTGGGGAGGAAAACTGCCTGCAGTCTCTTTGTACGACTTATAAAACGCTTCACCTATTCACTGTTCTGATGGCCCCATTCACTCCCTTCATTACGGAGTACATATATCAACAGTTGAGGAGGGTGAAGAGTACCGCAGAGGATACAGGAGCGACGAGCAATGGAAAGGTGGACCGCGGGGTGACTGATGAAAGCGTACACTTCCTGATGGTTCCGCAAGTGGATGAGAATTACAACATTGACGACGAAATCATTGAGCTcatcgaaaaaatgaaagcggTAATTCTTCTGGGTAGAGTACTCCGAGAGAGGAGAAAGGTAGCGAGCAAAAAGCCAGTAAAGAAGATTACCATTTTACATCCAACGGAAAGTTACTTTGTAAACTTCGATCAAATAAAGCACTACATAAAGGAAGAGTTGAATGTTCTCCAGGTGGAGTGTTCAAACGATACGAGTTGCATTGACTTCACTGCCTTGCCAAACTACAAAACTCTGGGTAGTAAATTAGGAGGTAACTTGAAGAAGGTGCAGAAtagtataaaaaatatggattCTAAATCCATTAAGCAATACCAAATGGAAGGGAAGATAACTTTGGACGAAGTGACTCTAGAGGGAGACGATATCCTTATACAGATGAAGCCGATTTTTCAAGACAAAAACACAGACATTATAAGCAACGAAACCGTAACGATTCTGATAGATTTCAGCACAGATGAACAACTGGAGAATAAGGCTATTGCAAGAGAACTGTGCAACCATGTAcagaaaatgagaaagagTCTATCCTTAAATCAAAACTCTCCTGTTAaaatgcatgtatatattgcAGACGACACACTTCGCAATAACATGGTGAGTGAGATGGAATACATTCAGAAGTGCCTTCGACGCGAACTGAACGTGGTACCTTCCCAGGAGGATTACGAGGGAATCGCAGGAAAAATGCACGACGAGGAAATCGTGCTGGCCGGCTACCCCGTACGCGTCGTCTTCGCCCACGTTTAGCGCAGAACCCAATCGACCGTCTAACCGGTCAACCAAACCAACCGTCTAACCGGTCGACTAAACCAACTGACCAACCGGTCAACCAAACCAACTGACCAACCGGTCAACCAAACCAACTGACCAACCGGTCAACCAAACCAACTGACCAACCGGTCATCCACATAACAACGAAATTAACTCCACGACTAGCTCGTTTTATTCCATAGGAAAATTCAAAtaagtttattttattaattttcttttttttttttttttttcctgttcggTTGTTGTGTTCACCGGAGGAGGGGATAcataagaagagaaaaaaaaaaaaaaaaaaaaaaaaaaaaaaaaaaaaaaagtatatatatatatatatatatataaagaaaaaaggaggtaaagggagaaaggaaaagagaaggaccCCATAACTTTGCGACCTCATGGGGTTTCCTCCTGACGAGGCGCTTTCCCCTCAGGTGTGAGGGAACCCCTCTCACATAGAAGCTTCTCATTCATGTTCACCTGCATTTGCGCAACGATTGACTAATGGCGCATCTGAGGTAGGCGATTACCCACTGGttagggtaaaaaaaaaaaaaaaaaaaaaaaaaaaaagaggaaaaattagACAACCGggaggaaatacaaaaataggGGATAGTACATATGTGTGGTGTGAATGCAATGCATAGCCGAACTGCAATGCGCATATCCGAAATGCAACGTATAAGCGTGTTCTTCTTCACAGGTGATCCGTTCACTAAATCATAGTCTGAATTATGGAAGACTTGTATTTGAAGTTGTCTTCGATGTTGGCGTCTTCTATGCTATTCAACTTAAAAACCTTCTCAATTATATTCAACTCGATGGCAGTGGTATCCATGCCACAGAAGGCCGACCAATCGTTGGCGACCAGTCCAGCCCCGATGAGATCACTTCCTCTGTTAACCGTTCCGGTAATTAAGGGAATTTGTAACAATTCTGACAGCTCCTCGATTTCTTGAGATGATGTCATGGCATGTACCAATCCTCCATTGTTTGTAAAATATGAATAGGTACCTACAAGTAAATTACCCGCGATAGAAGTACGAAAAACTTCTATATCTAGTACATCTTGAATTATTTCTTCCGTTTCTCTGTCTATGTCTGTATGAACTAAACCTACATAATCATTTGCCGTTATACAATTACCTAAGGCTGAAAGGCGCTCCTCGATTCTCtttattttaacattttctgGAAGTGCGTTTCTTAAGTGGAGTAGCTCCTGGTCTGTACATATGCTGGACACAAGTAAACCCTTCCTGTTTCCGACGCAAACTCTGCCAATGACTTTGGTACCCCCGATGGTGGTGTATACAAGGGGAATGTGTTGAGACAACTCCGATTCGAACACACTGGAAAAGTTTTCCGATCCGCCCATGGCAATCAGTGCGTAGGAGTTCGTCAGCCTGGCGAAGACGCCAACCTCGTTGGAGTTTTCGAACTGAACTCTGATGGCCAtggtgggaaaaaaggagaggagaAATTACTGCAAAGGAGGAGGTGAACGACGGAAGGGCAACTTCTGTCGTAGTGTTCACTACTTAAATAATTTCTATACGCTGACACGCACGTTTTTGTCTCTTCTTCCGcgaagaaaattatgaatacCCAAttggcttcttcttctcctcccccACCTGTGTTGGTATATATTCTACACTTAGTTAGGACACCTATTCCAATGCGCTAtccaaaagaagaaaaaaaaaaaaaatcgcgtTACACGTGTTGGCTAACACAAAAGTCAGGGGCTGCCAACTGGGGTTCACCACTTCTTTCTGTTATGTAGAAGTTACTATTAATTTATCCACGTGGTATGTGGGTGGTAGcgctcgaaaaaaaaaaaaaaaaaaaaaaaaaaaaaaaaaaattaactgcATGGAAAAGCTAAGTATGCATCCCTCTTAAGCAACCCCCTTTTGGTAATGTAGAAGTAGTTCTTCCtgctttggaaaaaaaaaaaaaaataaaataaatgataaaCTCAGCAGTTCATTCATCATATACCATTCACCATTTATAATTCGTGATTTATAGTTTAgttccttctgttccttccttcttaccAAACTgcctcttctccttttgtgGTTATTTTACCTAACCTGTTTGTTCGATCggttatcttttttttttttttttttttttttttttgtattattttattttatttttttctgcgaaTCGGGAAAGCGGCggggtttttttttattttcctcttggCGCGTGTCACCGAAGGGATGAGGAGGAATAATCCATACCCAttggaagggggaaaaaaaaaaaaaaaagttgcgcGGGAGTTATGAACTGGATTATCAAATGGAGCATACAAAATGCATTTCACGAGTATGCTTGTGATGAATACTCCGTGTTACTCTCATGGAggatattacaaaaaaacgattagaaaaaaaaaaaaaaaaaaaaaaaaaaaaagcaacaccACAGTAAACTATAAAAAAACTTGAATGCGTCATCTTCGCTACATGCATATAATTTGTTTGTAAATCAAAACCCGACCTGGTAACCCAATCTTCCGTATTGCTACCATTTGAGTAactcgtttttattttattttgccgCTCTACACTGCCCTACAATTCTATACTGTCACCTTCGTGGATCTGCAAGCAGTGAAGGAaggacaaaagaaaaaaaaaaaaaaaaaaaaaaaaaaaaaaaa is a genomic window containing:
- a CDS encoding isoleucine--tRNA ligase, putative, whose amino-acid sequence is MLRRGARVSVYIVQRRFASVTLTQGRRGTRGDKAKFTPSIVNTKFMEGASTSYVTFDGVSENPNIVEEEHKVLSYWKSIDAFNTSNKLAKGKKAFIFYDGPPFATGLPHYGHLLAGIIKDCVTRYNYQCGFSVERKFGWDCHGLPIEYEIEKENNINKKEDILKMGIDVYNEKCRNIVLKYSNEWVKTVERIGRWIDFKNDYKTMDTTFMESVWWVFSELYKKNYVYKSFKVMPYSCKCNTPISNFELNLNYKDTPDPSVIVSFVLLSDFPSVEEECQVEEAKELLGEKFAVLYNEKREEWTQGESTSKCVSFHGDSEILAWTTTPWTLPSNLALCVNENFTYLRIHHVKSNRVVIVGECRLEWVLKELKWNVEDLKIINRFKGKYLKGLRYKPLFNYFYDKYNFKERAYKILADDFVTDDAGTGIVHCAPTYGEDDFRVCKNNGVIDPEKSIFIDPVDANGYFTNEVEIVQNLYIKEADNVIKKYLKNENRLLSNNTIVHSYPFCWRSDTPLIYRAIPAWFIRVSNSTKELVKNNDTTYWIPYHIKEKKFHNWIADAKDWCISRNRYWGTPIPIWADEKMETVVCVESISHLEQLSGVKNISDLHRHFIDHIEIDNPKGKEYPKLKRISEVFDCWFESGSMPYAKVHYPFSTAKEDFQNIFPADFIAEGLDQTRGWFYTLLVISTLLFDKAPFKNLICNGLVLASDGKKMSKRLKNYPDPMYILDKYGADSLRLYLINSVAVRAENLKFQEKGVNEVVKSFILPFYHSFRFFSQEVTRYECLNKKEFLFDEIWVYKNSNIMDRWIFSSVQKLTKHVHAEMKAYKLYNVLPKLLQFIENLTNWYIRLNRDRMRGSLGEENCLQSLCTTYKTLHLFTVLMAPFTPFITEYIYQQLRRVKSTAEDTGATSNGKVDRGVTDESVHFLMVPQVDENYNIDDEIIELIEKMKAVILLGRVLRERRKVASKKPVKKITILHPTESYFVNFDQIKHYIKEELNVLQVECSNDTSCIDFTALPNYKTLGSKLGGNLKKVQNSIKNMDSKSIKQYQMEGKITLDEVTLEGDDILIQMKPIFQDKNTDIISNETVTILIDFSTDEQLENKAIARELCNHVQKMRKSLSLNQNSPVKMHVYIADDTLRNNMVSEMEYIQKCLRRELNVVPSQEDYEGIAGKMHDEEIVLAGYPVRVVFAHV
- a CDS encoding eukaryotic translation initiation factor 6, putative is translated as MAIRVQFENSNEVGVFARLTNSYALIAMGGSENFSSVFESELSQHIPLVYTTIGGTKVIGRVCVGNRKGLLVSSICTDQELLHLRNALPENVKIKRIEERLSALGNCITANDYVGLVHTDIDRETEEIIQDVLDIEVFRTSIAGNLLVGTYSYFTNNGGLVHAMTSSQEIEELSELLQIPLITGTVNRGSDLIGAGLVANDWSAFCGMDTTAIELNIIEKVFKLNSIEDANIEDNFKYKSSIIQTMI